The Immundisolibacter sp. genome window below encodes:
- the flhA gene encoding flagellar biosynthesis protein FlhA: MGNNVRALVGLGLGTPLLVLTLLGMMLVPLPPLLLDLLFTFNIALSLVVLLVAVYALRPLDFAVFPTLLLVATLLRLALNVASTRLVLLDGHTGPGAAGHVIEAFGAFVIGGNYAVGLVVFIILMIINFAVVTKGAGRVSEVNARFTLDAMPGKQMAIDADLSAGVITQQQAQVRREEVRQEADFYGAMDGASKFVRGDAVAGVLILIINILGGIAIGMGQHGMSAGDAVRVFSLLTIGDGLVAQVPSLLLSVAAAILVTRVSQSQNVATQVSKQLLANPTALAMAGGLVGILGVVPGMPHFAFLALGAGLGGAAWRIGKRQSTAAASPDAGAQALPGPDEHKELGWEEVAGVDLVGLEVGYRLIPLVDKAQGGELLTRIKGVRKKLSKELGFLLQPVHIRDNLDLPPGGYRITLMGATAGQGELLPDRDLAINPGHVTTPVPGIATRDPSFGLDALWIERGLREQAQMAGYTVVDPATVVATHLSQVLMRSAHELLGHEEVQHLLDRLAAQAPKLVENLTPKVLPLGTVLRVLRNLLQEGVPIRDLRSIAESLAEHGTRSQDPDVLTALVRVAIGRSIVQEIFGMAPELALMTLDPELERILLKAVQGGDGALGLEPGLAERLRGLLADAAQRQELLGQPAVLVAPNALRLWLARFVRHLAVDLKVLAYEELPENRQVRVVANIGGR, from the coding sequence ATGGGCAACAACGTACGTGCTCTGGTCGGGCTGGGTCTGGGCACCCCGCTGCTGGTGCTGACGCTGCTCGGCATGATGCTGGTGCCGCTGCCGCCGTTGCTGCTGGACCTGCTGTTCACGTTCAACATCGCGCTGTCGCTGGTGGTGCTGCTGGTGGCGGTGTACGCGCTGCGGCCGCTGGACTTTGCGGTGTTCCCGACCCTGCTGCTGGTGGCGACCTTGCTGCGCCTGGCGCTGAACGTCGCCTCGACGCGGCTGGTGCTGCTGGACGGCCACACCGGCCCCGGCGCCGCCGGGCATGTGATCGAGGCCTTCGGCGCCTTCGTCATCGGCGGCAATTACGCCGTCGGCCTGGTGGTGTTCATCATCCTCATGATCATCAACTTCGCGGTGGTCACCAAGGGCGCCGGGCGGGTGTCGGAAGTCAACGCCCGCTTCACCCTGGACGCCATGCCCGGCAAGCAGATGGCGATCGATGCGGATCTGTCGGCCGGCGTCATCACCCAGCAGCAGGCGCAGGTCCGACGCGAGGAAGTGCGCCAGGAAGCCGATTTCTACGGCGCCATGGACGGCGCCAGCAAGTTCGTGCGCGGCGATGCGGTGGCCGGCGTGCTGATCCTGATCATCAACATCCTGGGCGGCATCGCCATCGGCATGGGCCAGCACGGCATGAGCGCCGGCGACGCCGTGCGCGTGTTCAGCCTGCTGACCATCGGCGACGGCCTGGTGGCGCAGGTGCCCTCGCTACTGCTGTCGGTGGCGGCGGCCATCCTGGTGACGCGCGTGTCGCAGTCGCAAAACGTCGCCACCCAGGTCAGCAAGCAGCTGCTGGCCAACCCTACGGCGCTGGCCATGGCCGGCGGCCTGGTTGGCATTCTTGGGGTGGTGCCGGGCATGCCGCACTTCGCCTTTTTGGCCCTGGGCGCGGGACTGGGTGGCGCCGCCTGGCGTATCGGCAAGCGCCAATCCACCGCTGCCGCCAGCCCGGATGCTGGCGCCCAGGCCCTGCCGGGGCCCGACGAACACAAGGAACTGGGCTGGGAAGAGGTCGCCGGCGTGGACCTGGTGGGTCTGGAGGTCGGCTATCGGCTGATTCCGCTGGTCGACAAGGCGCAGGGTGGCGAGCTGCTGACCCGCATCAAGGGGGTGCGCAAGAAGCTGTCGAAGGAACTGGGCTTTCTGCTGCAGCCGGTGCACATCCGCGACAACCTGGACCTGCCGCCGGGCGGCTACCGCATCACGCTGATGGGCGCGACGGCCGGGCAGGGCGAGCTGCTGCCGGACCGCGACCTTGCCATCAACCCCGGCCACGTCACCACGCCGGTGCCGGGCATCGCTACCAGGGATCCGAGCTTTGGCCTGGACGCGCTGTGGATCGAACGCGGTCTGCGCGAGCAGGCGCAGATGGCCGGCTACACCGTGGTCGATCCGGCCACCGTGGTGGCCACGCACCTTTCGCAGGTGCTGATGCGCTCGGCCCACGAGCTGCTGGGACACGAGGAAGTGCAGCACCTGCTCGACCGCCTGGCGGCGCAGGCGCCCAAGTTGGTCGAGAACCTCACGCCCAAGGTGCTGCCGCTGGGCACGGTGCTGCGCGTGCTGCGCAACCTGCTGCAGGAAGGCGTGCCGATCCGCGATCTGCGCAGCATTGCCGAGTCTTTGGCGGAGCACGGGACGCGCAGTCAAGATCCCGACGTCCTGACCGCCCTGGTGCGGGTGGCGATCGGTCGAAGCATCGTGCAGGAGATCTTCGGAATGGCGCCAGAGCTAGCACTGATGACGCTTGACCCGGAGTTGGAACGCATCTTGCTGAAGGCCGTTCAAGGCGGCGACGGCGCCCTGGGTCTGGAGCCGGGCCTCGCCGAACGCCTGCGCGGCCTGCTGGCCGACGCGGCGCAGCGCCAGGAGCTGCTCGGTCAGCCGGCGGTGCTGGTGGCCCCGAATGCGCTGCGGCTGTGGCTGGCGCGCTTCGTGCGCCACCTGGCGGTGGACCTGAAGGTGCTGGCTTACGAAGAGCTGCCGGAGAACCGCCAGGTGCGGGTGGTTGCAAACATCGGTGGGCGCTGA